A stretch of the Magnetococcales bacterium genome encodes the following:
- a CDS encoding NAD-dependent epimerase/dehydratase family protein, translated as MSRYLVTGGAGFIGSHLVERLLFSGHQVRVLDDLSTGSLNNIPPGVELIQGDVTDAEPVRQAMQEVVGCFHLAAIASVERSNREWVDTHRVNQTGAVRIFSAARAANPDAPIPVVYASSAAVYGDNPALPLSETTQPMPLTAYGADKLGCELHARVAGLVHRIPNVGLRFFNVYGSRQDPLSPYSGVISIFMQRARQKESLAIFGDGGQTRDFVFVTDVAEMLYRAMEQAHTGMGVFNVCTGTATSVRELAMQVNLLQGNAATTIYHPSRPGDIRFSLGNPARAEQVLGFRPATPLVEGLRILREWQTGTDGSACQA; from the coding sequence ATGTCACGTTATCTGGTTACCGGAGGTGCCGGGTTTATCGGTTCGCATCTGGTGGAGCGTTTGTTGTTCTCGGGACATCAGGTCCGGGTGCTGGATGACCTCTCCACCGGCTCCCTGAACAATATTCCACCCGGAGTGGAATTGATACAAGGCGATGTGACCGACGCGGAACCAGTCAGACAGGCCATGCAGGAGGTGGTCGGATGTTTCCACCTGGCGGCGATTGCCTCGGTCGAGCGATCCAATCGGGAGTGGGTCGATACCCATCGCGTCAACCAGACCGGGGCAGTACGCATTTTTTCCGCAGCCCGCGCAGCCAATCCAGATGCCCCCATACCCGTCGTCTATGCCTCATCGGCGGCTGTTTATGGGGACAATCCAGCCCTGCCGCTCTCGGAAACAACACAACCCATGCCCCTGACCGCCTACGGAGCCGACAAGCTGGGATGCGAATTGCACGCCCGGGTGGCAGGTCTGGTGCATCGCATTCCCAACGTGGGACTGCGCTTCTTCAATGTCTACGGATCGAGGCAGGATCCCCTTTCCCCCTACTCGGGTGTGATCTCCATCTTCATGCAACGTGCCAGGCAGAAAGAAAGCCTGGCAATCTTCGGTGACGGGGGCCAGACAAGAGATTTTGTTTTTGTGACAGATGTGGCAGAAATGCTCTACAGGGCCATGGAGCAGGCCCATACCGGGATGGGAGTGTTCAACGTCTGTACCGGTACAGCCACGTCTGTCCGGGAACTTGCCATGCAGGTCAATCTGCTGCAAGGAAATGCCGCAACCACGATATATCATCCCTCCCGCCCCGGAGACATCCGGTTTTCCCTGGGAAATCCTGCCCGGGCAGAACAGGTGTTGGGATTCCGACCCGCCACACCCCTGGTCGAAGGGTTGCGAATCCTGCGCGAGTGGCAAACCGGCACAGATGGATCCGCGTGCCAGGCGTGA
- a CDS encoding ATP-dependent helicase → MAQKRPFVMICATPFDAGRFLDLPPSIQVEALEEIVSEHLHKFSDIAEILRVLRELCHHPDAVVGSRLRRLLVVTLVFQGHLTEAQAILDATEPVDRALQLQGWIYFLRGENEKAIHAYEAVLKLAKKNIEKHRIISGTISGVFFLFALLKSEDSAHRIRLAELLALARKTPKVPSDPTLRCLDAVLLAQENKTAQALAHLEGGFVDQGVDLGDFLPEGKGSNSNLFKMFRMEMESIWPTKKEDDTSLVKLFKMVARYWIDGDYAKKHVHDLKALFDQAEKNGYRWVAMECAALMVALDPEAATLAEYAATIQRETGLQSLLPIVPREEGWKRALKALANMGVPDKSKIAVKAGGSSRLIWMINLRDNHVTIQPREQVRSATGIWSKGRPVALKRLSRNPENLDFLTDQDRRICATIVQETNYYDGTFYEFDWSKAMLAMVGHPLVFWEKSPQINVEVVKVEPELLVKQKGGQVKVRFATPVEREGVIAIQETPTRCKLIEITTAHKRIAEILGARGLQIPVKAKEQVMQAMQAVSSLVTIHSGIGGGMVNIEEVPADATPHLHLLPHGDGLKVNLLVRPFSGDGPYFQPGKGGTTIIAEVNGKRVQTHRQFKEESNRARSLVMACPTLAGEESQTEWILEDPEACLELLLDLKTVAEQVIIAWPEGEKMRVSNPVAMDGLRVRIQRDQDWFSVTGDISLDEDLVMEMGRMLDMMRDKESRFIPLGEGRFIALTKAFRKRLSEIDAFSEKNAQGQRFHPLASPVFRELLADAKTVETDQHWRTHLKRFDQAQGLDPEPPSTLQAELRDYQVVGFRWLVRLAAWGVGACLADDMGLGKTLQALALLLYRAQEGPSLVVAPTSVALNWLTEIDRFAPTLRGVVFGGGQRQQTLDTLKPFDVVICSYGLLQQEADMLAAIRWNVIVLDEAQAIKNRLTKRSQSVMALAGSFRIIMTGTPLENHLGEVWNLFRFINPGLLGSLDVFNERFASPIERYGDKGAQKRLRKLIQPFLLRRTKSQVLEELPPRTEIILNVEMSPEEMAFYETLRRKAIEQIENLDGPVEQKRFQILAEIMRLRRACCNSRLVLPDSPIESTKLAIFWEVVEELLENRHKALVFSQFVDHLAIIRGLLDEKKVVYQYLDGSTPANERQRRVEAFQSGEGDLFLISLKAGGVGINLTAADYVIHMDPWWNPAVEDQASDRAHRIGQMRPVTIYRLVTQETIEEKIVDLHRHKRNLADGLLEGGDMSGRLSVEELLNMIRGQK, encoded by the coding sequence ATGGCGCAGAAACGTCCGTTTGTCATGATTTGTGCCACTCCTTTTGATGCAGGTCGATTTTTGGATTTGCCACCATCCATTCAGGTTGAGGCACTGGAAGAGATTGTTTCTGAGCATTTGCATAAATTTTCTGATATTGCGGAAATTCTGCGTGTACTGCGTGAACTCTGCCATCACCCAGATGCTGTGGTGGGTTCTCGACTCAGAAGGTTGTTGGTGGTCACCCTTGTTTTCCAGGGACATCTTACGGAAGCCCAAGCCATTTTGGATGCCACAGAACCGGTTGATCGCGCCCTCCAGTTGCAAGGATGGATTTATTTTTTGCGCGGGGAGAATGAAAAGGCCATCCATGCTTATGAGGCAGTTCTGAAACTCGCGAAAAAGAACATTGAAAAACATAGAATTATTTCAGGAACAATAAGTGGTGTCTTTTTTCTCTTCGCTTTATTGAAGAGTGAGGATTCTGCTCACCGTATTCGGTTGGCCGAATTACTGGCTTTGGCTCGCAAGACGCCGAAGGTCCCTTCTGACCCAACTCTACGCTGTTTGGATGCCGTGCTTTTGGCGCAAGAGAATAAAACGGCTCAAGCCTTGGCACACCTTGAAGGAGGTTTTGTGGATCAGGGAGTGGACCTGGGGGATTTCTTGCCGGAGGGAAAGGGTAGCAACAGCAACTTGTTCAAAATGTTCAGAATGGAGATGGAAAGTATCTGGCCAACCAAAAAAGAAGACGATACATCCCTGGTGAAGCTGTTCAAGATGGTGGCCCGATATTGGATTGATGGCGATTATGCCAAAAAGCATGTCCATGACCTGAAAGCTCTGTTTGACCAAGCTGAAAAGAACGGTTACCGATGGGTTGCCATGGAGTGTGCCGCACTCATGGTTGCCTTGGACCCGGAAGCAGCCACCCTTGCCGAGTATGCAGCCACAATCCAACGGGAAACTGGTCTGCAAAGCTTGTTGCCCATTGTTCCTCGGGAAGAGGGGTGGAAACGCGCTCTGAAGGCGTTGGCCAACATGGGAGTTCCCGATAAGAGTAAGATTGCGGTCAAAGCCGGTGGCAGCAGCCGTTTGATCTGGATGATCAATTTGCGAGACAATCATGTCACCATCCAACCTCGGGAACAGGTGCGATCTGCGACCGGCATCTGGTCCAAGGGACGACCAGTGGCCCTGAAGCGATTGTCTCGGAATCCTGAGAACCTTGATTTTTTGACCGATCAGGATCGGCGGATATGCGCGACAATTGTCCAGGAAACCAACTATTACGATGGAACATTCTACGAATTTGACTGGTCGAAAGCCATGTTGGCCATGGTGGGACATCCCCTGGTATTCTGGGAGAAGTCACCCCAGATCAACGTCGAAGTGGTCAAGGTCGAACCGGAACTTCTTGTCAAGCAGAAAGGTGGGCAGGTCAAGGTTCGTTTTGCCACACCAGTGGAGAGAGAGGGGGTCATTGCCATCCAGGAAACCCCTACACGCTGCAAGTTGATCGAAATCACGACAGCCCACAAGAGAATTGCTGAGATTCTCGGTGCGAGAGGCTTGCAAATCCCGGTCAAGGCCAAGGAACAGGTGATGCAGGCCATGCAGGCGGTCTCGTCGCTGGTGACCATCCACTCTGGTATTGGTGGTGGCATGGTCAATATCGAAGAGGTTCCAGCAGATGCCACCCCGCATCTTCATTTGTTGCCACATGGAGATGGACTCAAAGTCAACTTGTTGGTTCGTCCGTTTTCTGGTGACGGTCCCTACTTCCAACCAGGCAAGGGGGGCACGACCATCATTGCCGAGGTCAACGGCAAGCGGGTGCAGACCCACCGGCAATTCAAGGAGGAAAGTAACCGTGCCCGTTCCCTGGTGATGGCCTGCCCTACCCTGGCCGGGGAGGAGAGTCAGACCGAGTGGATTTTGGAAGACCCGGAGGCCTGTCTGGAACTGCTTTTGGATCTGAAGACCGTGGCAGAGCAGGTGATCATCGCCTGGCCTGAAGGTGAAAAAATGCGGGTAAGCAACCCTGTGGCCATGGATGGTTTACGGGTCCGCATTCAGCGCGATCAGGATTGGTTTTCCGTGACCGGTGACATCTCCCTGGACGAAGACCTGGTCATGGAAATGGGACGGATGTTGGACATGATGCGCGACAAGGAGAGCCGTTTCATTCCCCTGGGTGAGGGCCGCTTCATTGCCTTGACGAAAGCATTCCGCAAACGCCTGTCAGAAATCGATGCCTTTTCTGAAAAAAATGCCCAGGGACAACGCTTTCACCCCCTGGCCAGCCCGGTTTTCCGGGAGTTGCTTGCCGATGCCAAGACGGTCGAAACCGATCAGCACTGGCGTACCCACCTGAAGCGTTTTGATCAGGCCCAGGGTCTTGATCCAGAGCCTCCCTCCACGTTGCAAGCAGAGTTGCGTGATTATCAGGTCGTGGGTTTCAGATGGCTGGTTCGCTTGGCGGCCTGGGGGGTAGGTGCCTGTTTGGCGGATGACATGGGTCTGGGCAAGACCTTGCAGGCCCTGGCACTTCTTCTGTACCGGGCACAGGAAGGACCATCGCTGGTGGTGGCCCCGACATCTGTTGCTTTGAATTGGCTGACAGAGATCGACCGCTTTGCTCCGACTCTGCGTGGCGTCGTATTCGGTGGTGGCCAACGCCAGCAGACTCTGGATACCCTGAAACCCTTCGATGTGGTGATTTGCAGTTATGGTCTCTTGCAACAAGAAGCCGATATGTTGGCGGCGATCCGATGGAACGTCATTGTGCTGGATGAGGCCCAGGCCATCAAGAACCGGCTGACCAAACGCTCCCAGTCGGTCATGGCCCTGGCCGGGTCGTTCCGGATCATCATGACCGGCACACCCCTGGAAAATCATCTGGGCGAGGTGTGGAATCTGTTCCGATTCATCAATCCTGGACTGCTGGGGTCGCTGGATGTGTTCAACGAACGATTTGCATCTCCCATCGAACGCTACGGGGACAAGGGTGCCCAGAAAAGATTGCGGAAATTGATCCAGCCTTTCCTGCTTCGGCGCACCAAGAGCCAAGTTCTCGAAGAACTGCCGCCCCGGACCGAAATCATTTTGAATGTCGAGATGAGTCCCGAAGAGATGGCTTTTTATGAGACCTTGCGCCGCAAGGCCATTGAGCAGATTGAAAATCTCGATGGACCCGTCGAACAGAAACGATTCCAGATTCTGGCCGAGATCATGCGCCTACGCCGGGCTTGCTGCAACAGTCGCCTGGTTTTGCCTGACAGCCCCATCGAAAGCACCAAACTGGCCATTTTCTGGGAGGTGGTGGAGGAGCTGCTGGAGAACCGGCACAAGGCACTGGTGTTCAGCCAGTTTGTCGATCACCTCGCCATCATCAGGGGGTTGCTGGACGAAAAGAAAGTCGTCTACCAATACCTGGATGGCAGCACACCGGCCAATGAACGGCAGCGCCGTGTCGAGGCCTTTCAATCGGGAGAAGGCGACTTGTTTCTCATCAGCCTCAAGGCAGGAGGGGTCGGCATCAACCTGACGGCGGCGGACTATGTGATCCATATGGACCCCTGGTGGAATCCAGCGGTAGAGGATCAGGCTTCGGATCGTGCCCATCGGATTGGTCAGATGCGTCCGGTGACAATCTATCGTTTGGTCACCCAAGAAACCATTGAGGAGAAAATTGTGGATTTGCACCGGCACAAGCGAAATCTGGCTGACGGCCTATTGGAGGGTGGTGACATGAGCGGCAGGCTGTCGGTGGAAGAGTTGCTGAACATGATTCGCGGGCAAAAGTGA
- a CDS encoding glycosyltransferase encodes MRKVLLLLDSRGMGGMETHVEHLAVALCQAGHHARVVFLQRHNRHPLEQRLLTGNVPVRYLPENPLDISRVLQQEGPGVLHTHGYKAGVLGRLAARLHGIPVVSTFHASEPGSVPPHLTVDDLKSVDSGNFFAYL; translated from the coding sequence ATGCGGAAAGTTTTGTTATTGCTGGACTCGCGGGGCATGGGCGGCATGGAAACCCATGTGGAACATCTGGCCGTGGCTTTGTGTCAGGCCGGCCATCATGCACGGGTGGTTTTTTTGCAGCGCCATAATCGCCATCCCCTGGAACAACGCCTGCTTACCGGGAATGTTCCCGTCCGGTATCTGCCGGAAAATCCGTTGGATATTTCCAGGGTTTTGCAGCAGGAAGGTCCCGGGGTGTTGCACACCCACGGTTACAAGGCGGGTGTGCTGGGTCGCCTGGCGGCCCGCCTGCATGGCATTCCCGTCGTCTCCACCTTTCATGCGAGTGAACCGGGATCGGTACCACCACATTTAACCGTGGACGATCTAAAATCGGTTGATTCTGGTAATTTTTTCGCATATCTTTGA
- a CDS encoding divergent polysaccharide deacetylase family protein, protein MQTAMLTQGEENKAILYEEHFSDDTEEAQHPSDTPLPASRPAVSGSGSRGGWARVAVIIDDLGYNGPVSEAIARLPADLTLAILPGGGHSRAVAQLGKTTNKEVILHQPMEPRGYPRLNPGRGALLMGMDRDRVRRILIANLDQFPEAKGVNNHMGSQLTTDAASMSRVMEVLAERGLFFVDSRTAGRSVGVREAVAHQVPRVQRDVFLDNVPKVKAVSQQLARLEAVAHKQGSAVAIGHPYPATLAALRAWLPEAKNRKIEVIRASQLLGPESARARYPSRLPVVAQAR, encoded by the coding sequence GTGCAAACCGCCATGCTGACACAAGGGGAGGAAAACAAGGCCATTTTGTACGAGGAACATTTTTCCGATGACACCGAAGAGGCTCAGCATCCTTCCGACACACCATTGCCGGCGTCGCGACCGGCTGTGTCGGGTTCGGGTTCCCGGGGTGGCTGGGCACGGGTTGCGGTGATTATCGACGATCTTGGCTACAACGGCCCGGTCTCCGAGGCCATTGCCCGTCTGCCAGCCGACCTGACCCTGGCGATTCTGCCGGGCGGGGGACATTCCCGTGCCGTGGCCCAACTGGGCAAGACAACCAACAAGGAAGTGATTTTGCACCAACCCATGGAACCCCGTGGCTATCCGCGTCTCAATCCAGGTCGTGGTGCCCTGTTGATGGGCATGGACCGGGACCGAGTTAGACGCATCCTGATCGCCAATCTGGATCAATTTCCGGAAGCGAAAGGGGTCAATAATCATATGGGATCTCAATTGACGACCGATGCGGCCAGCATGAGTAGGGTCATGGAGGTATTGGCGGAGCGTGGCCTGTTTTTTGTGGACAGTCGGACCGCTGGCAGGTCGGTTGGTGTACGCGAGGCGGTAGCCCACCAGGTTCCCCGGGTGCAACGGGACGTTTTTCTTGATAATGTTCCCAAGGTGAAAGCGGTCAGTCAACAACTGGCCCGGCTGGAAGCGGTCGCACATAAACAAGGTTCGGCAGTGGCCATTGGTCACCCCTATCCGGCAACCCTGGCCGCGTTGCGTGCCTGGCTGCCGGAGGCCAAAAATCGCAAGATCGAAGTCATTCGGGCTTCACAGCTTCTCGGACCGGAATCGGCACGGGCACGCTACCCCTCGCGCCTGCCCGTGGTAGCCCAGGCGCGCTGA
- a CDS encoding S41 family peptidase, protein MIVSFKKGSRFWYVFVALAVLVGLHVASEKVLAFDQVAYEKLKVFSEVYDQIKQNYVEEIDNKKVLYGAIHGMLKTLDPHSSFLPPESFKEMKTETQGVFGGLGIEITRGNRAIKVVSPIEDTPAFRAGMKAGDMIIKIEEESTQDMDLMEAVKRMRGKPGTGINLTIMRRGESKPLIFNLVRAIIKVHSVKWRMESGNIGYVRIIQFNEQAFPLLQTSLEEMKRQVDKRGIQGLVLDLRNDPGGLLDQAVQVADAFMDGGRIVYTKGRIPGKDMSFDAQPGDLTDGVPMVVLINGGSASASEIVAGALQDHKRAVIMGTQSFGKGSVQTIFPLPDGSGLRLTTAQYYTPNGRSIQAKGIAPDLVVEDLSFTAKQEVGDRPKEKDLKGHLRSEDEGDLMPGEDDFAEQGKETHKDKDKDKDKDKDKDKDKAREKDKNKDDDKNKDKEKDPADTDKITGRSKEDYQLQRALDLLRGYQVFSRRLGLESAPAVEE, encoded by the coding sequence ATGATCGTATCGTTCAAAAAAGGCAGTCGTTTCTGGTATGTCTTTGTGGCACTGGCCGTCCTGGTGGGACTGCATGTGGCCTCGGAGAAGGTCCTGGCTTTTGATCAGGTGGCCTACGAAAAACTTAAAGTATTTTCAGAGGTTTATGATCAGATCAAACAAAATTATGTCGAAGAGATCGATAACAAGAAAGTTCTCTACGGTGCCATTCATGGCATGCTGAAAACCCTGGATCCCCACTCTTCATTTCTGCCGCCGGAAAGTTTCAAGGAGATGAAGACAGAAACCCAGGGGGTGTTTGGTGGCCTCGGCATTGAGATCACCCGGGGAAACCGGGCCATCAAGGTGGTATCGCCCATCGAGGATACGCCTGCTTTCCGGGCCGGAATGAAGGCCGGCGACATGATCATCAAGATCGAAGAGGAAAGCACCCAGGACATGGACCTCATGGAAGCGGTCAAGCGGATGCGCGGCAAACCCGGCACCGGCATCAATTTGACCATCATGCGCCGGGGCGAGAGCAAACCTCTGATTTTCAATCTGGTCAGAGCCATCATCAAGGTTCACAGCGTCAAATGGCGGATGGAATCCGGCAATATTGGCTACGTCCGGATCATCCAATTCAATGAGCAGGCGTTCCCCCTGTTGCAAACATCCCTGGAAGAGATGAAGAGACAGGTCGATAAACGCGGTATCCAAGGTTTGGTACTGGATTTGCGTAACGATCCGGGCGGTCTGCTGGACCAGGCCGTGCAAGTGGCAGACGCCTTCATGGATGGTGGCCGAATCGTCTATACCAAGGGACGCATCCCGGGAAAGGATATGTCCTTTGACGCCCAACCAGGAGATTTGACAGATGGCGTGCCTATGGTCGTGTTGATCAATGGCGGCTCGGCATCGGCATCGGAAATCGTGGCAGGAGCGCTCCAGGATCATAAACGGGCCGTGATCATGGGAACACAGTCCTTTGGCAAGGGGTCGGTGCAAACCATATTCCCCTTGCCGGATGGATCCGGGCTGCGTCTGACCACAGCCCAGTATTACACTCCAAATGGTCGCTCCATTCAGGCCAAGGGCATTGCGCCGGATCTGGTTGTCGAGGATTTAAGCTTCACCGCCAAGCAGGAGGTCGGTGACCGTCCCAAAGAAAAAGATTTGAAGGGACATCTGAGAAGCGAAGATGAAGGGGATTTGATGCCAGGCGAGGATGATTTTGCGGAGCAGGGCAAAGAGACCCATAAAGACAAAGACAAAGACAAAGACAAAGACAAAGATAAAGACAAAGATAAAGCCAGGGAGAAAGATAAAAACAAGGATGACGACAAGAACAAAGATAAAGAAAAAGATCCCGCCGATACCGACAAGATAACCGGTCGGAGCAAGGAAGATTATCAGTTGCAAAGGGCTTTGGATCTGTTGCGGGGGTACCAGGTGTTCTCCCGTCGGTTGGGTCTGGAATCCGCTCCCGCCGTCGAGGAGTAG
- a CDS encoding peptidoglycan DD-metalloendopeptidase family protein — protein MRIKWIQGWQDQFFAPLPDNGLVALRQNLSSDWFVWSLVLLLGLYSPLARAARNDARSLEQNRARLQQVVNRLHQEQSALDQAKGQEKTLLGELEILDRQLADDEQRRKELMNHANQLKEQVPELTQQIQILKGEQERARHLLNQQLRMAYGIGEQGMLKMLFSSQDVGKRREGVQYFGYLIQARNRRFLEYRDTVVRLDAAIKGHKALLERLEKITAKQETERQQLLHRREERATLLQRVKKDAETRDRQVAELAQSQERLETFVTRLETLLQEEKIKAAQEKEARIARKKAAKEAREQAAKEARGKAAKVIREKEDEADDDQDTVDNRSGKIRHAPAEKDARFGRIEEQRGRLPQPVPGHGRRKPPGMFFQTQPATPVRAVYRGEVVYADWFRGYGLMIILGHGHRAYSLYGHNQRLLVNQGDWVNEGDKIAESGDTGSLEGIPGLYFEIRHQGKVDNPQQWLASGG, from the coding sequence ATGCGTATCAAGTGGATCCAGGGTTGGCAGGACCAGTTCTTTGCACCATTGCCCGACAATGGTCTGGTCGCGCTCCGGCAAAATCTATCATCAGACTGGTTTGTCTGGTCCCTTGTGCTGCTCCTGGGATTGTACTCTCCCCTGGCTCGGGCAGCGAGAAACGATGCCCGATCCCTGGAACAAAATCGCGCCCGTCTGCAACAGGTTGTCAACCGCCTGCACCAGGAACAATCCGCCCTTGATCAGGCCAAAGGTCAGGAAAAAACCTTGCTGGGAGAGCTGGAAATCCTGGACCGGCAACTGGCTGATGATGAACAACGCCGCAAGGAATTGATGAACCACGCCAACCAGTTGAAAGAACAGGTCCCCGAATTGACCCAGCAAATCCAGATCCTGAAAGGGGAACAGGAACGCGCCCGGCATTTGTTGAATCAGCAGTTGCGAATGGCCTACGGCATCGGTGAACAAGGCATGCTCAAAATGTTGTTTTCGTCGCAGGATGTTGGCAAGCGGCGCGAAGGAGTCCAGTATTTTGGCTATCTGATTCAGGCCCGCAATCGACGCTTTCTGGAATATCGCGACACGGTCGTGCGTCTCGATGCCGCCATCAAAGGCCACAAAGCGCTGTTGGAACGTCTGGAAAAAATCACCGCCAAACAGGAAACAGAACGCCAGCAACTGTTGCATCGCCGCGAAGAACGCGCCACCTTGTTGCAGAGAGTCAAAAAGGACGCAGAAACGCGAGATCGGCAGGTTGCCGAACTGGCTCAATCCCAGGAGCGGCTGGAAACTTTCGTGACGCGGCTGGAGACCCTCCTCCAGGAAGAAAAAATCAAGGCTGCCCAGGAAAAAGAAGCCAGAATCGCCCGCAAAAAAGCCGCCAAAGAAGCCCGGGAACAAGCCGCCAAAGAAGCCCGGGGCAAGGCAGCCAAGGTGATCCGGGAAAAAGAAGACGAGGCCGACGACGATCAGGACACGGTTGACAATCGATCCGGAAAAATCCGCCACGCTCCGGCTGAAAAAGATGCCAGATTCGGGCGGATAGAAGAACAACGGGGTCGCCTGCCACAGCCGGTTCCCGGGCATGGACGAAGAAAACCCCCGGGAATGTTTTTCCAGACCCAACCGGCCACACCGGTGCGGGCTGTTTATCGGGGCGAAGTGGTTTATGCAGATTGGTTTCGGGGATATGGTCTCATGATCATCCTGGGACACGGACACCGTGCATACTCCTTGTATGGACACAATCAGCGCCTCCTGGTCAACCAGGGTGACTGGGTCAATGAAGGTGACAAGATAGCCGAATCCGGAGATACCGGATCCCTGGAAGGAATTCCCGGTCTCTACTTTGAAATCCGCCATCAGGGCAAGGTGGACAATCCCCAGCAATGGCTGGCAAGTGGCGGTTGA
- a CDS encoding 2,3-bisphosphoglycerate-independent phosphoglycerate mutase produces MRPKPMVLVVLDGWGFRSETANNAIHAARTPNFDQWMQSRPHSLVETSAGHVGLPDGQMGNSEVGHMNLGAGRIVYQELTRITLAVKQGSFHRNPAFVEGIGKAVAAGGAVHIMGLLSPGGVHSHTDHMLAAVQTARDNGAKKIFVHGFLDGRDTPPRSAMEFVADFEKGLQALGAGRIATICGRYWVMDRDKRWDRVQTAYDMLTQGKGFTAADGLSAVRAGYARDENDEFVKPTVIVENGAAIGTVRDGDTILMLNFRADRVREISHVFTDPTEGDKAFTGFKRERLPRLSAFVTLTLYDESLQNVSVAFPPERLQELLGQEIGRHGLKQLRAAETEKYAHVTYFFNGGEEAPCPGEDRLLIPSPRVATYDLQPEMSAMPLTDAVLERIQGGQYDLIVVNYANPDMVGHTGIFSAAVKAIETVDACLGRLADAVLGAGGELLITADHGNADQMVDENGQPHTAHTNNPAPLLYLGRKATMTNGALCDIAPTLLRLMNLPQPAAMTGRPLITL; encoded by the coding sequence ATGAGACCGAAACCGATGGTGCTGGTGGTGTTGGATGGCTGGGGCTTCCGGAGTGAAACAGCCAATAACGCGATTCATGCGGCGCGAACGCCCAATTTTGACCAGTGGATGCAATCCCGTCCCCACTCCCTGGTGGAAACATCAGCCGGTCATGTGGGGTTGCCGGATGGTCAAATGGGCAACTCCGAAGTGGGACACATGAATCTGGGAGCCGGGCGCATCGTCTACCAGGAGTTGACCCGGATCACCCTGGCCGTCAAGCAGGGAAGCTTTCATCGGAATCCGGCCTTTGTTGAAGGGATTGGCAAGGCCGTGGCTGCCGGTGGTGCGGTTCACATCATGGGTCTGCTCTCTCCAGGCGGTGTTCATTCTCATACGGACCATATGCTTGCTGCCGTGCAAACTGCCAGAGACAACGGTGCCAAAAAAATATTTGTGCATGGTTTCCTGGATGGTCGGGATACACCACCCCGTTCTGCCATGGAATTTGTGGCCGACTTTGAAAAGGGGTTGCAGGCCCTGGGAGCCGGACGGATCGCCACGATATGTGGGCGCTATTGGGTCATGGATCGCGACAAACGCTGGGACCGGGTCCAAACCGCCTACGACATGCTGACCCAGGGAAAGGGTTTCACGGCTGCGGATGGATTGTCCGCCGTGCGGGCCGGCTATGCGCGAGACGAAAATGACGAGTTTGTCAAACCAACGGTCATCGTGGAAAACGGCGCGGCCATCGGCACGGTCCGGGATGGAGATACCATCCTGATGCTCAATTTTCGTGCCGACCGGGTACGCGAAATCAGCCATGTGTTTACCGATCCCACCGAAGGCGACAAGGCGTTTACCGGCTTTAAACGGGAGCGTCTGCCCCGTTTGTCCGCCTTCGTCACCCTGACCCTTTATGATGAATCCCTGCAAAATGTATCCGTGGCCTTTCCGCCCGAACGTTTGCAGGAACTGCTGGGTCAGGAAATTGGCCGCCATGGTCTGAAACAGTTGCGGGCCGCCGAAACCGAAAAATATGCCCACGTCACCTACTTTTTCAATGGGGGCGAAGAGGCTCCCTGCCCGGGAGAAGATCGACTGCTGATTCCATCACCCCGGGTGGCAACCTACGATCTACAGCCTGAAATGTCCGCAATGCCCCTGACAGATGCTGTCCTGGAACGTATTCAGGGTGGTCAGTATGATTTGATTGTGGTCAACTATGCCAATCCGGACATGGTTGGTCACACCGGTATATTTTCTGCCGCAGTCAAGGCCATCGAGACTGTGGATGCCTGTCTGGGACGTCTGGCGGATGCGGTTCTGGGTGCTGGCGGGGAATTGTTGATCACGGCAGATCATGGCAATGCGGACCAGATGGTCGATGAGAACGGCCAACCCCATACCGCGCACACCAACAATCCGGCACCTTTACTTTATCTGGGACGCAAGGCCACCATGACCAATGGCGCTTTGTGTGACATTGCCCCCACCCTGTTGCGTCTCATGAACTTGCCCCAACCAGCCGCCATGACTGGACGTCCGCTCATCACGTTGTAA